The Mucilaginibacter rubeus genomic interval TTGGAAGGTTCATAACCCCGCGCCGGATATTGCCGGATTACATGCCGTACTAAGCAGGGTGATAGCACTGCCGTCGACCATTGTGGATGAGCAGACAAAACAACACTGGCGTAAATTCTACGACGAATTGCCGCCTTTACCAACTGCCAATCATGATGGCAAAACGGTATTGTTGCCGTATACAGGTCCGCAAACGGCCAAATCTTTCAATAGTGAAAATCCCGAATTATATGCCATATATCCATTCAGGCTGTATGGTTTGGGCAAGCCCGGTTTGGACGTGGCGGTTAACACCTTCAACGCCCGTAAACAACGTTCTAAAGGTTGCTGGGTGCAGGATCCGATACAAGCGGCAATGATTGGCGATGCGGAAGTAGCTAAGGATTATACCAGTTTTGCCCTAACCCGCAAAGACCCTGTTTTGAAGTTTCCTGCGTTTTGGGATAAGGGTAACGATTACATGCCCGACGAAGACAACGGCGGTAATGGCGAGAATGGCCTGCAATTAATGCTGATGCAGGTTAACGACAAAAAGATCATGCTGCTGCCCGCCTGGCCCGCAGGTTGGAATGCCGATTTTAAATTGAATGCGCCTTACAAAACTACTGTTGAGGGTAAAGTAGTCGACGGGAAACTTACCAATCTGAAAGTTACGCCGGCCAGTCGCCTTGCAGATGTTATCGATATGACTAAAAAACGCTAAAATCATGAAGAGAATATTGATTATGTTGATTGCTTTTTGCCTGATCAACATCGCGAGCGCAACAACAAGAATAACCTGCATAGGCGCAAGTATCACGTATGGAGCTACCTTGCCCGATCCGGCTGCGCAATCGTACCCGGCACAGCTGCAAAAGCTTTTGGGTAAAAACTATTCGGTTAGCAACTTTGGGGTAAGCAGTGCTACACTTTTGCGCAAAGGCGATCTGTCGTATTGGAGTACAAAAGCCTATCAGGAGGCACTGCAAAGCAAACCCGATGTGGTATTTATTGATCTGGGAGGTAACGATGCCAAGCTCGTTAACCGGGTTCACCTGGATGAGTACGAAAAAGATTATCATGACTTGATCCGGTCATTTGCTCAATTGCCTTCGCATCCGCGTATTGTGTTGTTATTGCCTATTCCGTCCTTTCAGGTTGATACTAATCAGATTTATGATAAAGTAATTGTCAACAGCATCATCCCCAAACTCAGGAATGTGGCCAATGATGAACATTTAGAGGTAATTGATATGCACTCCATGTTTGTTAACCACGAAAGCTGGATGCCCGATAAAATTCACCCCAATTTGGAAGGCACAGCCATGACTGCCAAAAGGCTATATGATGTGGTTGTGCAGTCCCGTGATAAAAACTATGATATTTTTAACAACATGAATCAGCAGGTTAAGGAAAGCAATTTTTACGGCTACCCTTGTGCCGAATTTACTTTTGATAACCGCGATTGCAAAATTGTAAAACCAAAATGGGCGGCTAAAGGCCATCCATGGGTATGGCGCGCACGCTTTTGGGGGCATGAGCCGCAGACTGATATAGCGCTTTTAGAGCGGGGTTTTCATATTGTTTATTGTGATGTTGCCGAGCTATTGGGTAATAATGAGGCAATTGGCTACTGGAATGATTTTTATAAAATGCTGACTAACGCGGGCCTGGGTAAAAAAGCCGTGCTTGAAGGCATGAGCAGGGGAGGCATTTACATATACAACTGGGCTGCAGCCAATCCTGATAAGGTAGCCTGCACCTACGCCGACAATGCCTTGCTCGATTTGAAATATTGGCCCGATTCGGCAATTTTAAAAAAGGATTTCAATTTAACTTCGGCAAATCAGATAGGTTCATTGAAAGTAAGCCCTATTGATAAGGTGCAACAAATTGTAAAAGGTAAGTTCCCGATGCTGCATCTTTCTGCCGATGATGACGAGGCAGTCGATCCTTCAAAAAATACCCTGCTATTTGAGCAAAAGGTTAAAGCGCTCGGAGGTTCAATTGCTGTAATTCATAAGCCGGGCTTTAAACATCATCCACATAGTTTGCCAAATCCGGCACCTATAGTTGAGTTTATTTTGAAGGCGACAGGTTACGAAATTCCCTTTCCAAATTAATGTTAAATTATATTGTACACTAAGTATAAGTTCACTAACTTATTGAAGCTTAAACGGCTTGTTGTATCGGGGGATTATAATGTTATAATCCTTGAAATTAAACTGTAATTATTGTAATTTTAGCCAATCGAGCCAATTAAAAAGCACTGAATTTGGGCCTAAATTATAAATACCGAGCAGGGTACATGAGTTGTAATGCCTAAGGTGTACTTATCAACATGAGATTTTTTTTACCGGGGATAATTGTTACTGTTTTATTGAATTTTCTGTTCATGTCACCTGTCCGTGCGCAATCTTATGGGCTGGGGTTCTATAGTCATGAAGTTGTACAGGATAAGCGCACCGGGCTGGACCTTGGCTTGAAAAATCTATCTCCTAAAGATAAATTTGAGGTTTCGTTTGATCTGTCTTTCCTGCCAAACAGGGTTATTTACTTCGGTTATATTTTACGTCTGATAGGTGACGATAATCAAAATGTCGACTTAGTGTACGATAACCAGGCCAATACCAAGCACTTCAAGATCATTATTGGCGAACGCCTTTCTAAGATATCTTTCAATATTGATGATAAACTGCTTTTTGAACACTGGAACAATTTAAAGATCCAAATAGATTATAGAAACGATAAGATCACCGTTGTTTCCGGTAATCAGTCATTAAGTGAAACAGGTATTCATCTAAAAGCAAGTTCAAACTATAAGCTGCTTTTTGGCGCTAACGCTTATAAGCAGTTTCAAACCACTGATTTGCCGCCGTTTAAATTGCGCGATGTACGCGTACAGCAAAATACGGAGCAAATAGCCAACTGGCCGCTTAATGAGTGGGAGGGTAGCGTAGCCAACGAAACTGAAAACAAAAATAATGGTACAGTTAATAACCCGCTCTGGATCAAAGCACGGCACCGTAACTGGCAACTGGAAAGGGAATTTACGGTGCCCGGAGATGCCAGTTTGGCTTTTGATGCTGCAAACGAGGAGGTGTTTGTTGTCACTGCCGATTCATTGGTTACATATTCCATCAACAAAACGCCGCAGTTAAAAAGCAGGGCATATAGTTCCGGCCGTCAAATGCTGGTACCGGGCGACCAGGCCCTGTATGCCAATAACAAGCTTTATTACCTGTTTATGGATCAAACCGCTGTCGGCACATTTGATTTTGTTACCGGCAAGTGGGATAAGGGCTATAGTAATTTTGCAACCAATAACGGTCATCTCAATAAGTTTTTCAGCAAAACAGATACGGCTATTTATACTATAGGCGGATATGGGCAGCTGATTTACAAAGACAGTGTCCGCAGGTTTAGTCTTAATACTAAACAGTGGGAGAAGGTTAAATTTAAGGGAGATACTTTTACCCCGCGTTATTTGGCCGGGTTAGGTGCTAATACCACCGGCGATACGGTTTATGTAATTGGTGGTTATGGCAGTGCATCGGGGCAGCAGATTGTGAATCCGCGTAACTTGTATGATATGGTGCGCTACACGGTTAAGGACAGGACGTTTAAAAAGCTTTTCAATATCGACGTTAAAAACGAGGATTTTGTTTTCGCCAACTCGCTTGTCATCAACTCAAAAGATAAAAGCTATTATGGGTTAATTTTCCCGCAGCATAAATTCAATTCAAACCTGCAACTTATAAAAGGCTCGTTGGATAAACCAGCCTATGAAATGGTTGGCGATACCATTCCGTTTCAATTCCACGATGTAAGTGCCTATGCTGATTTGTATTATCTGCCACATAGCGCAAAATTTTTATCGGTAACCTTGTTTAAAGAAAACGACCACACCAGGGTTAAAGTTTATTCACTGCTTAGTCCGCCAGAGCCGGTTGTTACTAATATTTTGTCGGAGAG includes:
- a CDS encoding GDSL-type esterase/lipase family protein; amino-acid sequence: MKRILIMLIAFCLINIASATTRITCIGASITYGATLPDPAAQSYPAQLQKLLGKNYSVSNFGVSSATLLRKGDLSYWSTKAYQEALQSKPDVVFIDLGGNDAKLVNRVHLDEYEKDYHDLIRSFAQLPSHPRIVLLLPIPSFQVDTNQIYDKVIVNSIIPKLRNVANDEHLEVIDMHSMFVNHESWMPDKIHPNLEGTAMTAKRLYDVVVQSRDKNYDIFNNMNQQVKESNFYGYPCAEFTFDNRDCKIVKPKWAAKGHPWVWRARFWGHEPQTDIALLERGFHIVYCDVAELLGNNEAIGYWNDFYKMLTNAGLGKKAVLEGMSRGGIYIYNWAAANPDKVACTYADNALLDLKYWPDSAILKKDFNLTSANQIGSLKVSPIDKVQQIVKGKFPMLHLSADDDEAVDPSKNTLLFEQKVKALGGSIAVIHKPGFKHHPHSLPNPAPIVEFILKATGYEIPFPN
- a CDS encoding galactose oxidase — translated: MRFFLPGIIVTVLLNFLFMSPVRAQSYGLGFYSHEVVQDKRTGLDLGLKNLSPKDKFEVSFDLSFLPNRVIYFGYILRLIGDDNQNVDLVYDNQANTKHFKIIIGERLSKISFNIDDKLLFEHWNNLKIQIDYRNDKITVVSGNQSLSETGIHLKASSNYKLLFGANAYKQFQTTDLPPFKLRDVRVQQNTEQIANWPLNEWEGSVANETENKNNGTVNNPLWIKARHRNWQLEREFTVPGDASLAFDAANEEVFVVTADSLVTYSINKTPQLKSRAYSSGRQMLVPGDQALYANNKLYYLFMDQTAVGTFDFVTGKWDKGYSNFATNNGHLNKFFSKTDTAIYTIGGYGQLIYKDSVRRFSLNTKQWEKVKFKGDTFTPRYLAGLGANTTGDTVYVIGGYGSASGQQIVNPRNLYDMVRYTVKDRTFKKLFNIDVKNEDFVFANSLVINSKDKSYYGLIFPQHKFNSNLQLIKGSLDKPAYEMVGDTIPFQFHDVSAYADLYYLPHSAKFLSVTLFKENDHTRVKVYSLLSPPEPVVTNILSESHIGYLLWIVGGCVVCLGIGAVVVINHRKKVILQVLPEPQKAVAETTTVIETQEQSVPEIKEENESRLHANKNAIFLFGDLQLFTPDGNEITKYFTPLLKELFLVILMYSVKFDRGVSSEKLNEILWFDKSEKSARNNRSVNIAKLKSLLDKMGYCHLSKDTGYWKIEIDYNEIQVDYHNYLNIVSNKSKLNKQKIIQLTHITQRGNFLSNIEYEWLDVFKSEVSNEITDSYIQFANSIKVTDDPEFLIKLANDIFYFDPVNEEAMILKCKALSHIGKHSLAKNTFENFNKEYKAIYGEAFERDFHSILE